A genomic region of Terriglobales bacterium contains the following coding sequences:
- a CDS encoding lysophospholipid acyltransferase family protein, which produces MATQSTAVAGESSDRKFTLRQRFLLWLISWCGYLAIRLICPTLRYHVSFEEGAISQEGVFPGIYVFWHRCVFPAGYRYRNRDITVMTSRSFDGEYIARIIEKLGFRAVRGSSTRGGAAGLLAMHSELRAGRGVAFTIDGPRGPRYVAKPGPVLLARNTQLPLTAFYLAVERAWVLKTWDAFVLPKPFSRVEVRISKIIQVPPDASLDEYQAVMQSTLERITEYAENQVAGGKK; this is translated from the coding sequence GTGGCCACCCAATCCACAGCCGTTGCCGGCGAGAGCAGCGACCGAAAATTCACACTACGCCAGCGCTTCTTGCTCTGGCTGATCAGTTGGTGCGGATATCTGGCAATCCGTCTGATCTGTCCCACGCTGCGCTACCACGTTTCTTTTGAGGAAGGCGCAATTTCACAGGAAGGCGTTTTCCCCGGGATTTATGTCTTCTGGCACCGCTGCGTTTTTCCCGCCGGCTACCGTTATCGCAATCGAGATATTACTGTTATGACCAGCCGCAGCTTCGATGGCGAATATATTGCGCGCATCATTGAGAAGCTGGGCTTTCGCGCGGTGCGCGGCTCCAGCACTCGCGGAGGCGCAGCCGGTCTGCTGGCCATGCACTCGGAACTCCGGGCAGGGCGCGGCGTGGCCTTTACGATTGATGGCCCGCGCGGCCCGCGCTATGTAGCCAAACCCGGTCCGGTACTTCTGGCGCGTAACACCCAACTGCCCCTGACTGCTTTTTATCTGGCAGTGGAACGTGCATGGGTGCTGAAGACATGGGATGCATTCGTGCTTCCCAAACCTTTTTCCCGGGTAGAAGTGCGAATAAGCAAGATCATCCAGGTGCCGCCTGATGCTTCTCTCGATGAATATCAGGCCGTAATGCAATCCACACTGGAACGCATCACGGAGTACGCGGAAAATCAGGTCGCCGGCGGAAAGAAATGA